A genome region from Physeter macrocephalus isolate SW-GA chromosome 4, ASM283717v5, whole genome shotgun sequence includes the following:
- the STYXL2 gene encoding serine/threonine/tyrosine-interacting-like protein 2 isoform X2: MADCWLGSWHGVLTNSLSSLVALAWYSMVSDAETESIFMEPIHLSSAVAAKQIINEELKPRGVKAEAECPGMLESAEQLLVEDLYNRIREKMDDTSLYDTPCILDLQRALAQDRQEAPWNEVDEVWPNVFIAEKSVAVNKRRLKRLGITHILNAAHGTGVYTGPEFYTGLEIQYLGVEVDDFPEVNISQHFRKAAEFLDEALLTYRGKVLVSSEMGVSRSAVLVVAYLMIFHNMAILEALMTVRKKRAIYPNDGFLKQLRELNEKLMEERAEDFGRERGEEEAEEGEDAGNTVGARVHALTVEEEDDATSHLSSSSLGKASRASKPLTLIDEEEEEKLYEAWKKGQGLPTGKVPQGGDDRRSASSGQSEEEPEDEDVERIIREWQSRNERYQAEGCRKWDREEEEEEEVEDGSFVRRRRRHTMSESSSSESVSSHDIRVLKQQLEMSSQNQGGRRRSDSVSTESTWDMWNQRLLEIEKEASRRYHSRSKREEVDASSVVGNGAREDDEESVSSEASSFYNFCKRNKDKLTALERWKIKRIQFGFHKKDSEAGDGNSEQRAEEAKGEKKNLSDVNLSAYQAWKLRHQKVGSENKEEVVELSKGEDSVLAKKRQRRLELLERSRQTLEESQSMGSWEADSSAASGSIPLSAFWSVAPSVSAGGDTMSVLSAQSHSSHPSQALSNVGGFLASAPTTPLPNLPVGPGDTISIASIQNWIVNVVSETLTQKQNEGLLLSRSPSVASMNVAPAASCLGDDQVSMLSGQSNSSLGGCLLPQSQARPSSDTQSMPSTHITRSSRAEGTGSKVRGTSKPICSLFADSVDLKELGRKEKEMQTELREKMSEYKMEKLASDNKRSSLFKKKKVKEDEDDDVGDRDEDTDSAIGSFRYSSRSNSQKPETDTSSSLAVSDSYGSGSRAGKEMDSSINKWLSGLRTEEKSPPQSDWSESSRGKCTRSSLHWETESKSSSYKFSKSRSEEQDTSSYHKANGNSVRSTSRFSASSTREGREMHTFSRSMFSETSSSQEESPEPYFFRRTPETSEGEESPEPQRPNWAGPRDWEDVEESSKSDFSEFGAKRKFTQSFMRSEEEGEKERMEKREEGRFASGRQSQYRRSTDREEEEEMDDEAIIAAWRRRQEETRTKLQRRREDSAGQSGSGRD; encoded by the exons AACTCAAGCCGCGGGGGGTCAAAGCCGAGGCAGAGTGTCCAGGCATGCTGGAGTCTGCCGAGCAGCTGCTGGTGGAGGACCTGTACAACCGCATCAGGGAAAAGATGGATGACACCAGCCTGTACGACACTCCCTGCATCCTGGACCTACAGCGGGCCTTGGCCCAAGACCGCCAAGAGGCTCCCTGGAATGAGGTGGATGAGGTCTGGCCCAACGTCTTTATAGCAGAGAA GAGCGTGGCTGTGAACAAGAGGAGGCTGAAGAGGCTGGGAATTACCCACATCCTGAATGCTGCTCATGGCACCGGCGTCTACACTGGGCCTGAATTCTACACTGGCCTGGAGATCCAGTACCTGGGTGTGGAGGTCGATGACTTCCCTGAGGTGAACATCTCCCAGCATTTCCGGAAGGCAGCCGAGTTCCTGGATGAAGCCCTGCTGACCTATAGAG GGAAAGTACTGGTCAGCAGTGAAATGGGAGTCAGCCGCTCAGCAGTGCTGGTGGTCGCCTACCTGATGATCTTCCACAACATGGCCATCCTGGAGGCCTTGATGACCGTGCGCAAGAAGAGGGCCATCTACCCCAACGACGGCTTCCTGAAGCAGCTCCGGGAGCTCAACGAGAAGCTgatggaggagagagcagaggactTCGGCAGGGAGCggggagaagaggaggcagaggagggcgaGGACGCAGGGAACACGGTTGGGGCCAGAGTGCACGCCCTCACCGTGGAAGAGGAGGATGATGCCACCAGTCACCTGAGTAGCTCCTCCTTGGGGAAGGCCAGCCGAGCCTCCAAGCCCCTCACCCTCATcgatgaagaagaggaagagaaactctATGAGGCGTGGAAGAAGGGGCAGGGTCTCCCCACAGGCAAGGTCCCCCAGGGTGGGGACGACAGGCGCTCAGCCTCCTCTGGCCAGAGTGAGGAGGAGCCCgaggatgaggatgtggagcgaATCATCCGGGAGTGGCAGAGCCGAAATGAGAGGTACCAGGCAGAGGGGTGCCGgaagtgggatagggaggaggaagaggaggaggaggttgaGGACGGCTCCTTTGTGAGGAGAAGACGGAGGCACACGATGAGTGAGAGCAGCTCCTCCGAGAGTGTGAGCAGCCATGACATCCGGGTCCTGAAGCAGCAGCTGGAGATGAGCAGCCAGAACCAAGGTGGGAGACGCCGCTCTGACTCGGTGTCCACGGAGAGCACCTGGGACATGTGGAACCAGAGGCTACTGGAGATTGAGAAGGAGGCTTCACGGAGGTACCACTCCAGGAGCAAGAGAGAGGAAGTAGACGCCAGCTCGGTGGTGGGGAACGGGGCACGGGAGGATGACGAGGAGAGTGTGTCCTCTGAGGCCAGCTCCTTCTATAACTTCTGCAAAAGGAACAAGGACAAACTCACTGCCCTGGAAAGGTGGAAGATCAAGAGAATCCAATTTGGATTTCACAAGAAAGACTCGGAGGCAGGAGACGGCAACAGTGAGCAACGTGCAGAGGAGGccaagggagagaagaagaaccTCTCTGACGTCAACCTATCTGCCTACCAGGCCTGGAAGCTGAGGCACCAGAAGGTGGGCAGTGAGAAcaaggaggaggtggtggagctCAGCAAGGGAGAAGACTCGGTCTTGGCCAAGAAGAGGCAACGGAGGCTGGAGCTGCTGGAGAGGAGCAGGCAGACGCTGGAGGAGAGCCAGTCCATGGGAAGCTGGGAGGCAGATAGCTCGGCTGCCAGCGGGAGCATCCCCCTGTCTGCATTCTGGTCCGTAGCCCCCTCAGTCAGTGCTGGTGGGGACACAATGTCGGTGCTCAGTGCCCAAAGCCACAGCTCCCATCCCTCTCAGGCCCTAAGCAATGTAGGGGGATTCTTGGCCTCTGCCCCCACCACACCTCTACCTAACCTCCCAGTGGGGCCCGGAGACACAATTTCCATTGCCAGCATTCAGAACTGGATTGTCAACGTAGTCAGCGAAACTCTCACCCAGAAGCAAAATGAAGGGCTGCTGTTGTCCCGCTCACCATCTGTTGCAAGCATGAACGTGGCACCAGCAGCCAGTTGCCTGGGGGATGACCAAGTATCCATGCTTAGTGGCCAGAGCAACTCCTCCCTGGGCGGCTGCCTGCTCCCTCAAAGCCAGGCAAGACCCAGCTCCGACACGCAGTCCATGCCGTCCACCCACATCACACGGAGCTCAAGAGCTGAAGGTACTGGGAGCAAAGTGAGGGGGACCAGCAAGCCTATCTGTAGCCTCTTTGCTGACAGTGTTGACCTAAAGGAGCTTGGCCGGAAGGAGAAGGAGATGCAAACAGAGCTGAGGGAGAAGATGTCTGAGTACAAAATGGAGAAGCTGGCCTCTGACAACAAACGCAGCTCCCTTTTCAAGAAGAAGAAGGTCAAGGAAGATGAGGATGATGACGTGGGTGATAGAGATGAGGACACTGACAGTGCCATAGGGAGCTTCCGGTATTCTTCCCGCAGTAATTCCCAGAAACCCGAAACAGAtacctcctcctccctggctgtCTCTGATAGTTATGGAAGTGGCAGCAGAGCTGGCAAAGAGATGGATAGCAGTATTAATAAGTGGCTCAGTGGCCTCAGGACAGAGGAAAAATCTCCTCCCCAAAGTGATTGGTCTGAAAGCTCCAGGGGGAAGTGCACCAGATCTTCCCTGCACTGGGAGACGGAGTCTAAGTCCTCCAGTTACAAGTTCTCCAAATCCCGGTCAGAGGAGCAGGACACCTCCTCCTACCATAAGGCCAATGGCAACTCCGTAAGAAGCACCTCACGGTTCTCTGCTTCCTCCACCAGGGAGGGCAGAGAGATGCACACATTCTCCAGGTCCATGTTCAGTGAGACCTCAAGCTCCCAAGAGGAAAGCCCGGAGCCCTACTTTTTCCGCCGGACCCCTGAGACTTCTGAAGGGGAAGAGTCCCCAGAACCACAGCGTCCGAATTGGGCCGGACCCAGGGACTGGGAAGATGTGGAAGAGTCATCCAAGTCAGATTTTTCTGAATTTGGAGCCAAGAGGAAATTCACCCAGAGCTTCATGAGGtctgaagaggagggagagaaggagaggatggaaaagagagaggaagggaggttTGCTTCAGGGCGGCAGTCCCAGTATCGGAGAAGCActgacagggaggaggaggaagaaatggacGATGAAGCCATCATTGCTGCCTGGAGACGCCGGCAAGAAGAAACCAGGACTAAGctgcagagaaggagggaggattCAGCTGGGCAAAGTGGATCTGGGAGAGACTGA
- the STYXL2 gene encoding serine/threonine/tyrosine-interacting-like protein 2 isoform X1, producing the protein MATSGDPEEEQVVPGEEDEANMRAVQARYLRSPSPSQYSMVSDAETESIFMEPIHLSSAVAAKQIINEELKPRGVKAEAECPGMLESAEQLLVEDLYNRIREKMDDTSLYDTPCILDLQRALAQDRQEAPWNEVDEVWPNVFIAEKSVAVNKRRLKRLGITHILNAAHGTGVYTGPEFYTGLEIQYLGVEVDDFPEVNISQHFRKAAEFLDEALLTYRGKVLVSSEMGVSRSAVLVVAYLMIFHNMAILEALMTVRKKRAIYPNDGFLKQLRELNEKLMEERAEDFGRERGEEEAEEGEDAGNTVGARVHALTVEEEDDATSHLSSSSLGKASRASKPLTLIDEEEEEKLYEAWKKGQGLPTGKVPQGGDDRRSASSGQSEEEPEDEDVERIIREWQSRNERYQAEGCRKWDREEEEEEEVEDGSFVRRRRRHTMSESSSSESVSSHDIRVLKQQLEMSSQNQGGRRRSDSVSTESTWDMWNQRLLEIEKEASRRYHSRSKREEVDASSVVGNGAREDDEESVSSEASSFYNFCKRNKDKLTALERWKIKRIQFGFHKKDSEAGDGNSEQRAEEAKGEKKNLSDVNLSAYQAWKLRHQKVGSENKEEVVELSKGEDSVLAKKRQRRLELLERSRQTLEESQSMGSWEADSSAASGSIPLSAFWSVAPSVSAGGDTMSVLSAQSHSSHPSQALSNVGGFLASAPTTPLPNLPVGPGDTISIASIQNWIVNVVSETLTQKQNEGLLLSRSPSVASMNVAPAASCLGDDQVSMLSGQSNSSLGGCLLPQSQARPSSDTQSMPSTHITRSSRAEGTGSKVRGTSKPICSLFADSVDLKELGRKEKEMQTELREKMSEYKMEKLASDNKRSSLFKKKKVKEDEDDDVGDRDEDTDSAIGSFRYSSRSNSQKPETDTSSSLAVSDSYGSGSRAGKEMDSSINKWLSGLRTEEKSPPQSDWSESSRGKCTRSSLHWETESKSSSYKFSKSRSEEQDTSSYHKANGNSVRSTSRFSASSTREGREMHTFSRSMFSETSSSQEESPEPYFFRRTPETSEGEESPEPQRPNWAGPRDWEDVEESSKSDFSEFGAKRKFTQSFMRSEEEGEKERMEKREEGRFASGRQSQYRRSTDREEEEEMDDEAIIAAWRRRQEETRTKLQRRREDSAGQSGSGRD; encoded by the exons AACTCAAGCCGCGGGGGGTCAAAGCCGAGGCAGAGTGTCCAGGCATGCTGGAGTCTGCCGAGCAGCTGCTGGTGGAGGACCTGTACAACCGCATCAGGGAAAAGATGGATGACACCAGCCTGTACGACACTCCCTGCATCCTGGACCTACAGCGGGCCTTGGCCCAAGACCGCCAAGAGGCTCCCTGGAATGAGGTGGATGAGGTCTGGCCCAACGTCTTTATAGCAGAGAA GAGCGTGGCTGTGAACAAGAGGAGGCTGAAGAGGCTGGGAATTACCCACATCCTGAATGCTGCTCATGGCACCGGCGTCTACACTGGGCCTGAATTCTACACTGGCCTGGAGATCCAGTACCTGGGTGTGGAGGTCGATGACTTCCCTGAGGTGAACATCTCCCAGCATTTCCGGAAGGCAGCCGAGTTCCTGGATGAAGCCCTGCTGACCTATAGAG GGAAAGTACTGGTCAGCAGTGAAATGGGAGTCAGCCGCTCAGCAGTGCTGGTGGTCGCCTACCTGATGATCTTCCACAACATGGCCATCCTGGAGGCCTTGATGACCGTGCGCAAGAAGAGGGCCATCTACCCCAACGACGGCTTCCTGAAGCAGCTCCGGGAGCTCAACGAGAAGCTgatggaggagagagcagaggactTCGGCAGGGAGCggggagaagaggaggcagaggagggcgaGGACGCAGGGAACACGGTTGGGGCCAGAGTGCACGCCCTCACCGTGGAAGAGGAGGATGATGCCACCAGTCACCTGAGTAGCTCCTCCTTGGGGAAGGCCAGCCGAGCCTCCAAGCCCCTCACCCTCATcgatgaagaagaggaagagaaactctATGAGGCGTGGAAGAAGGGGCAGGGTCTCCCCACAGGCAAGGTCCCCCAGGGTGGGGACGACAGGCGCTCAGCCTCCTCTGGCCAGAGTGAGGAGGAGCCCgaggatgaggatgtggagcgaATCATCCGGGAGTGGCAGAGCCGAAATGAGAGGTACCAGGCAGAGGGGTGCCGgaagtgggatagggaggaggaagaggaggaggaggttgaGGACGGCTCCTTTGTGAGGAGAAGACGGAGGCACACGATGAGTGAGAGCAGCTCCTCCGAGAGTGTGAGCAGCCATGACATCCGGGTCCTGAAGCAGCAGCTGGAGATGAGCAGCCAGAACCAAGGTGGGAGACGCCGCTCTGACTCGGTGTCCACGGAGAGCACCTGGGACATGTGGAACCAGAGGCTACTGGAGATTGAGAAGGAGGCTTCACGGAGGTACCACTCCAGGAGCAAGAGAGAGGAAGTAGACGCCAGCTCGGTGGTGGGGAACGGGGCACGGGAGGATGACGAGGAGAGTGTGTCCTCTGAGGCCAGCTCCTTCTATAACTTCTGCAAAAGGAACAAGGACAAACTCACTGCCCTGGAAAGGTGGAAGATCAAGAGAATCCAATTTGGATTTCACAAGAAAGACTCGGAGGCAGGAGACGGCAACAGTGAGCAACGTGCAGAGGAGGccaagggagagaagaagaaccTCTCTGACGTCAACCTATCTGCCTACCAGGCCTGGAAGCTGAGGCACCAGAAGGTGGGCAGTGAGAAcaaggaggaggtggtggagctCAGCAAGGGAGAAGACTCGGTCTTGGCCAAGAAGAGGCAACGGAGGCTGGAGCTGCTGGAGAGGAGCAGGCAGACGCTGGAGGAGAGCCAGTCCATGGGAAGCTGGGAGGCAGATAGCTCGGCTGCCAGCGGGAGCATCCCCCTGTCTGCATTCTGGTCCGTAGCCCCCTCAGTCAGTGCTGGTGGGGACACAATGTCGGTGCTCAGTGCCCAAAGCCACAGCTCCCATCCCTCTCAGGCCCTAAGCAATGTAGGGGGATTCTTGGCCTCTGCCCCCACCACACCTCTACCTAACCTCCCAGTGGGGCCCGGAGACACAATTTCCATTGCCAGCATTCAGAACTGGATTGTCAACGTAGTCAGCGAAACTCTCACCCAGAAGCAAAATGAAGGGCTGCTGTTGTCCCGCTCACCATCTGTTGCAAGCATGAACGTGGCACCAGCAGCCAGTTGCCTGGGGGATGACCAAGTATCCATGCTTAGTGGCCAGAGCAACTCCTCCCTGGGCGGCTGCCTGCTCCCTCAAAGCCAGGCAAGACCCAGCTCCGACACGCAGTCCATGCCGTCCACCCACATCACACGGAGCTCAAGAGCTGAAGGTACTGGGAGCAAAGTGAGGGGGACCAGCAAGCCTATCTGTAGCCTCTTTGCTGACAGTGTTGACCTAAAGGAGCTTGGCCGGAAGGAGAAGGAGATGCAAACAGAGCTGAGGGAGAAGATGTCTGAGTACAAAATGGAGAAGCTGGCCTCTGACAACAAACGCAGCTCCCTTTTCAAGAAGAAGAAGGTCAAGGAAGATGAGGATGATGACGTGGGTGATAGAGATGAGGACACTGACAGTGCCATAGGGAGCTTCCGGTATTCTTCCCGCAGTAATTCCCAGAAACCCGAAACAGAtacctcctcctccctggctgtCTCTGATAGTTATGGAAGTGGCAGCAGAGCTGGCAAAGAGATGGATAGCAGTATTAATAAGTGGCTCAGTGGCCTCAGGACAGAGGAAAAATCTCCTCCCCAAAGTGATTGGTCTGAAAGCTCCAGGGGGAAGTGCACCAGATCTTCCCTGCACTGGGAGACGGAGTCTAAGTCCTCCAGTTACAAGTTCTCCAAATCCCGGTCAGAGGAGCAGGACACCTCCTCCTACCATAAGGCCAATGGCAACTCCGTAAGAAGCACCTCACGGTTCTCTGCTTCCTCCACCAGGGAGGGCAGAGAGATGCACACATTCTCCAGGTCCATGTTCAGTGAGACCTCAAGCTCCCAAGAGGAAAGCCCGGAGCCCTACTTTTTCCGCCGGACCCCTGAGACTTCTGAAGGGGAAGAGTCCCCAGAACCACAGCGTCCGAATTGGGCCGGACCCAGGGACTGGGAAGATGTGGAAGAGTCATCCAAGTCAGATTTTTCTGAATTTGGAGCCAAGAGGAAATTCACCCAGAGCTTCATGAGGtctgaagaggagggagagaaggagaggatggaaaagagagaggaagggaggttTGCTTCAGGGCGGCAGTCCCAGTATCGGAGAAGCActgacagggaggaggaggaagaaatggacGATGAAGCCATCATTGCTGCCTGGAGACGCCGGCAAGAAGAAACCAGGACTAAGctgcagagaaggagggaggattCAGCTGGGCAAAGTGGATCTGGGAGAGACTGA